A stretch of the Cytobacillus luteolus genome encodes the following:
- a CDS encoding YlbF family regulator → MAVNMYDVAYEVEKAIRESAEFKNLRNMYDEVNADESAKTMFENFRNIQLNLQQKQMMGEDISQEEVEQAQKMVALVQQHATISKLMEAEQRMSMTITELNKIIMAPLEELYGSLENK, encoded by the coding sequence ATGGCAGTTAACATGTATGATGTAGCATATGAAGTGGAAAAGGCAATTCGTGAGAGTGCGGAGTTCAAAAATTTAAGAAACATGTATGATGAGGTCAATGCAGATGAATCGGCTAAAACAATGTTCGAAAACTTCCGTAACATCCAATTAAACCTTCAACAAAAGCAAATGATGGGTGAAGATATTTCTCAAGAAGAAGTAGAACAAGCTCAAAAAATGGTAGCTTTAGTCCAACAACACGCGACTATCTCAAAGCTAATGGAAGCAGAACAACGCATGAGCATGACCATTACAGAACTAAACAAAATTATCATGGCTCCTTTAGAAGAACTTTATGGAAGCTTAGAAAATAAATAG
- a CDS encoding Cof-type HAD-IIB family hydrolase: MQYRLLAINIDGTLLRSNGRIQSATKEAIEFVRKKEVYVTLVTNRNFQSAKKIAKALKLDTHIITHNGAFIGQSIDKPIYQSRLSEEKTFNLVQVLENFDCNIRLVHERFSIGTKMKVPGNMVAKAVLGTGEPLFYPMQFVESLGDYLLDHPVAPPKVEAFFLTEEECNRAKETIADAFDDIAVTSGDKMRLEIMPKGVSKLSGLQILGKQVGVPLSKTVVIGDSDDDIPMIEAAGLGVAMWNSSKEVKKAANWITRSNDQNGVAYMIKEHFRMQQRMNFIRNMKIEK, translated from the coding sequence ATGCAATATAGATTGCTGGCGATCAACATCGATGGTACTTTATTACGTTCTAATGGTCGGATTCAGAGTGCAACAAAAGAAGCAATAGAATTTGTGAGGAAAAAAGAAGTCTATGTAACACTAGTCACAAACAGAAACTTTCAATCAGCTAAAAAGATAGCAAAAGCCTTAAAACTTGATACACATATTATTACACATAATGGAGCTTTCATTGGCCAATCAATTGATAAACCCATCTATCAAAGCAGATTATCTGAGGAGAAAACCTTTAATCTTGTGCAGGTTTTAGAGAATTTTGACTGTAATATCCGCCTTGTACACGAAAGATTCTCGATTGGCACAAAAATGAAGGTGCCTGGAAATATGGTAGCAAAAGCGGTCTTGGGAACAGGAGAACCGCTTTTTTACCCGATGCAATTTGTGGAATCACTTGGCGATTACTTACTAGACCATCCTGTGGCACCACCGAAAGTGGAAGCATTTTTTCTAACAGAAGAAGAATGCAACCGCGCTAAAGAAACGATCGCGGATGCTTTTGATGATATTGCTGTCACTAGTGGAGATAAAATGAGATTAGAAATAATGCCAAAAGGAGTCTCCAAGTTAAGCGGGCTACAAATACTAGGAAAACAAGTAGGTGTTCCTTTATCTAAAACTGTTGTTATCGGGGATTCTGATGATGACATACCTATGATTGAAGCAGCAGGATTAGGTGTGGCCATGTGGAACTCATCAAAAGAAGTAAAGAAAGCCGCAAACTGGATTACGAGGTCAAATGATCAGAACGGTGTAGCCTATATGATAAAAGAGCACTTCAGAATGCAACAAAGAATGAATTTTATCCGCAATATGAAAATTGAAAAGTAA
- a CDS encoding coproporphyrinogen III oxidase, protein MKICFQGINDERFHRPLSLITDLFYEESELAFSQVENPDLFIDITLNDHGTTISSHARLRDIQTGKKYESTFKQDLSHITSDKERFKRIKHSVSYVYVTVLQELTGVTQQWGVLTGIRPTKLLHKRLHSGMDKETAHQQLKDEYLITDEKMNLMQEIVDRQLAVVPDLYELKNEVSIYIGIPFCPTKCAYCTFPAYAINGRQGSVDSFLGGLHYEIREIGQWLKENGIKITTVYYGGGTPTSITAEEMDMLYEEMYQSFPDVDKIREITVEAGRPDTITPEKLEVLNKWNIDRISINPQSYIQETLKAIGRHHTVEETIEKFHLARKMGMNNINMDLIIGLPGEGVEEFNHTLSETEKLMPESLTVHTLSFKRASEMTKNKEKYKVAGREEIGQMMDHATKWTKAHNYAPYYLYRQKNILGNLENVGYAIPGQESIYNIMIMEEQQSIIGLGCGASSKFVDPNTGKITRFANPKDPKSYNDGFIHYTEEKIKILDELFQTKKWSQARA, encoded by the coding sequence TTGAAAATTTGTTTTCAAGGAATAAACGATGAGCGATTTCACCGCCCACTCAGCTTAATAACTGACCTGTTTTATGAGGAAAGTGAGCTTGCTTTTTCACAGGTAGAAAATCCAGACCTTTTCATAGATATCACACTTAATGATCATGGCACAACCATTTCTTCACATGCACGGTTAAGGGACATCCAAACTGGTAAAAAGTATGAATCGACTTTTAAACAGGATTTGTCTCATATTACGAGTGATAAAGAACGATTTAAACGTATCAAGCATTCCGTTTCGTATGTATACGTTACTGTTTTGCAGGAACTAACGGGTGTAACTCAACAGTGGGGAGTGTTAACTGGTATTCGACCTACGAAACTACTCCATAAACGACTTCACTCTGGCATGGATAAGGAAACGGCTCATCAGCAATTAAAAGATGAGTATTTAATTACAGATGAAAAAATGAACTTGATGCAGGAAATTGTAGACCGTCAGCTTGCAGTTGTTCCAGACTTATATGAGTTGAAAAATGAAGTGAGTATTTATATTGGTATTCCCTTTTGCCCAACGAAGTGTGCCTATTGTACATTTCCGGCTTATGCAATAAATGGACGCCAAGGCTCAGTAGACTCCTTTTTAGGTGGACTGCATTATGAAATCAGAGAAATCGGCCAATGGTTAAAGGAAAATGGTATTAAGATTACAACCGTTTATTACGGTGGTGGCACACCGACTAGTATTACGGCAGAAGAAATGGATATGTTGTATGAAGAAATGTATCAATCTTTCCCTGATGTCGATAAAATAAGAGAAATTACAGTTGAAGCAGGAAGACCAGATACGATTACTCCTGAGAAGCTGGAAGTTCTAAATAAGTGGAACATAGACCGAATCAGTATAAATCCACAATCATATATCCAAGAAACCTTAAAGGCAATTGGACGTCATCATACGGTTGAAGAAACGATTGAAAAGTTCCATTTAGCTCGAAAAATGGGAATGAACAATATTAATATGGATTTGATTATCGGCTTACCAGGAGAAGGTGTCGAGGAGTTCAACCATACGCTTAGTGAAACAGAAAAGCTCATGCCAGAATCCTTAACCGTTCATACACTATCTTTTAAACGTGCTTCAGAAATGACAAAAAATAAAGAGAAATATAAGGTTGCAGGTAGAGAAGAAATTGGTCAAATGATGGATCATGCAACAAAATGGACCAAGGCCCATAACTATGCTCCGTATTATTTATACCGTCAAAAAAATATTCTAGGTAACCTTGAGAATGTTGGTTATGCCATTCCAGGTCAAGAAAGCATCTATAATATTATGATCATGGAGGAGCAGCAATCCATTATTGGATTAGGCTGTGGTGCATCTAGTAAATTTGTGGATCCAAACACAGGTAAAATTACACGCTTCGCCAACCCAAAAGATCCTAAATCTTATAACGATGGCTTCATTCATTACACTGAAGAAAAGATTAAAATATTAGATGAACTATTTCAAACAAAAAAGTGGTCTCAGGCACGTGCCTAG
- a CDS encoding DinB family protein, with the protein MSNQLKQFLLSQLAACHDEEGWFVPLHKSLDGLTAKDALWKEDLNSNSIWGIVSHLTFWNQRYLHRFLEKPLSEENIDNTETFSEPEHESMEVEWFSEVVKTLAVMSEWREAIKLCDPVKLMGPVRENSDEPWLNTIAHINIHNAYHIGQIVQIRKVQGTWNINV; encoded by the coding sequence ATGTCAAATCAGTTGAAGCAATTTTTACTGTCACAGTTGGCTGCTTGTCATGATGAAGAGGGGTGGTTTGTTCCACTACATAAGTCTTTGGATGGGCTAACAGCAAAAGATGCTTTGTGGAAAGAAGACCTAAACTCCAATTCAATTTGGGGAATTGTTTCGCATCTAACATTCTGGAACCAGCGGTATTTGCATCGATTTTTAGAAAAACCTTTATCTGAAGAAAATATAGATAACACCGAAACCTTTAGTGAGCCAGAACATGAATCAATGGAAGTGGAATGGTTTTCAGAAGTTGTAAAAACCCTGGCTGTTATGTCAGAATGGCGGGAAGCTATAAAGCTATGTGATCCTGTAAAATTAATGGGTCCTGTCAGAGAGAATTCGGATGAACCCTGGCTAAATACAATTGCACACATTAACATTCACAATGCCTATCATATTGGTCAAATTGTCCAAATTAGAAAGGTACAGGGAACCTGGAATATAAATGTATAG
- a CDS encoding acyl-CoA dehydrogenase family protein: MTARYLQEEHHIFRDAFRKFLEKEAYPYYNDWEKQGLIPREFWTKMGDNGFLCPWVEEQYGGLGADFGYSVVISEELEKVGSSTIGITLHNDIVVPYLQIYGNEEQKKKWLPKCISGEFITAIAMTEPGAGSDLAGVKTSAVLEGEHYIVNGQKTFITNGILADLIVVVCKTNLKERHKGISLLVIERDTPGFSRGRKLEKVGLHSQDTAELIFEDAKVPASNLLGEEGKGFYYLMEQLQQERLLVAISAQTAAEVMLKQTLTYVKERQAFGQSISKFQTVQFRLAEMATEVEIGRTFLDELIEQHIAGKDVVTKVSMAKYWITDMAKKVANECMQLHGGYGYMEEYEIARRYRDIPVSAIYAGTNEIMKTIIAKNMGL; this comes from the coding sequence GTGACTGCACGTTATTTACAAGAGGAACATCACATTTTTCGGGATGCCTTTCGAAAATTTTTAGAAAAAGAAGCATATCCCTACTATAATGATTGGGAAAAACAAGGACTGATACCACGTGAATTTTGGACGAAAATGGGGGACAATGGATTCCTTTGTCCATGGGTAGAAGAACAATATGGTGGCTTAGGCGCAGATTTCGGTTACTCAGTTGTAATTAGCGAGGAACTTGAAAAAGTTGGTTCAAGCACGATTGGAATTACACTACATAATGATATTGTTGTTCCATATCTACAAATCTATGGGAATGAAGAACAAAAGAAGAAGTGGCTTCCAAAATGCATCTCGGGTGAATTTATTACAGCAATAGCCATGACAGAACCCGGAGCAGGTTCAGATCTAGCAGGTGTAAAAACGTCAGCTGTATTAGAGGGAGAGCATTATATCGTAAATGGCCAAAAAACATTTATAACAAATGGTATCCTTGCTGATTTAATTGTAGTTGTTTGTAAAACGAACCTAAAAGAAAGACATAAAGGAATTAGTCTTCTTGTTATCGAGAGAGACACTCCTGGATTTTCTAGAGGTAGAAAGCTTGAAAAAGTAGGCCTTCATTCTCAGGATACAGCTGAACTAATTTTTGAGGATGCAAAGGTTCCAGCTTCTAATCTATTAGGAGAAGAAGGCAAAGGATTTTATTATCTAATGGAACAACTGCAGCAGGAACGCTTATTAGTTGCAATATCAGCACAAACTGCTGCTGAAGTTATGCTTAAGCAAACACTTACTTATGTGAAGGAAAGACAAGCGTTTGGTCAATCGATTAGTAAATTCCAAACAGTTCAGTTTAGACTTGCCGAAATGGCAACAGAAGTCGAAATTGGTCGGACATTTCTAGATGAATTAATAGAACAGCATATAGCAGGCAAGGATGTAGTCACAAAGGTATCAATGGCAAAGTATTGGATTACCGATATGGCCAAAAAAGTAGCAAATGAATGCATGCAATTACATGGTGGCTATGGATATATGGAAGAATACGAGATTGCAAGACGCTATCGGGATATTCCAGTTTCCGCGATTTATGCAGGAACAAATGAAATCATGAAAACAATTATCGCAAAAAATATGGGGCTTTAA
- a CDS encoding long-chain fatty acid--CoA ligase, with translation MMNVPLLVPTMLERAEKFFPKKQVISRTAEGKKTHTYKEIGERTRRLASALEKLGVKKGERVGTIAWNHHRHLESYFAIPGIGAVLHTINIRLAPNHISYIVNHAEDQVLLIDEDLLPLVESVKDELSTVKAFVIMTEKDSLPETRLQPVYHYEELLKEGNPSFEFVTDIDENEPAGMCYTSATTGNPKGVVYSHRGIVLHSMALGLADCSGLSENDVSMPVVPMFHVNAWGMPFAATWFGTTQVMPGPYFTPKIIAELIQSEKVTISAGVPTIWLGLLNELEQGNYDTSSITRILCGGSAAPKGMIKAFETKYKIPFVHAYGMTETSPLVVLSRLKSYQENLSDEERLDIRSKQGSLVPGVEMKVIGKDGDVAWDGQEMGELLLRGPWIASEYYKDERTTDAFRDGWLYTGDVVTVDEEGIIKIVDRTKDLVKSGGEWISSVDLENALMAHEAIFEAAVIAVPHEQWQERPIACVVLKDAYKEKVTKEEIYDFLKPQFAKWWLPDDILFLDTIPKTSVGKFLKRALRDQLKEHLTTQA, from the coding sequence ATGATGAATGTACCTTTATTAGTTCCAACAATGCTAGAGCGTGCAGAAAAGTTTTTCCCGAAAAAACAAGTGATTTCAAGAACTGCTGAAGGAAAGAAAACCCATACGTACAAAGAAATTGGTGAGAGAACAAGACGTTTAGCCAGTGCCCTGGAGAAACTGGGAGTGAAGAAGGGCGAACGAGTTGGAACGATTGCTTGGAACCATCACCGACACCTTGAAAGCTATTTTGCGATTCCTGGGATAGGGGCTGTCTTACATACAATTAATATTCGATTAGCCCCAAACCATATTTCCTATATTGTCAATCATGCGGAGGACCAGGTGCTACTTATTGATGAAGATCTACTACCATTAGTAGAAAGTGTAAAGGATGAGTTATCAACGGTAAAAGCGTTCGTTATCATGACTGAAAAGGATAGCCTTCCTGAAACAAGACTTCAGCCTGTCTATCATTATGAAGAACTGTTAAAAGAGGGTAATCCTAGTTTTGAATTTGTAACAGACATTGACGAAAATGAACCAGCAGGTATGTGCTATACATCTGCAACAACGGGCAATCCAAAGGGTGTCGTTTACTCTCACCGAGGTATTGTTCTACACAGTATGGCGTTAGGGCTAGCTGATTGTTCAGGGTTATCTGAAAACGATGTTTCCATGCCGGTTGTTCCAATGTTCCATGTAAATGCATGGGGTATGCCTTTTGCTGCAACATGGTTTGGTACAACACAGGTTATGCCTGGCCCATATTTCACGCCTAAAATTATTGCAGAGTTAATCCAATCAGAGAAGGTAACCATATCCGCTGGAGTTCCAACAATATGGCTAGGGTTATTAAATGAATTGGAGCAAGGAAACTACGATACTAGTAGTATTACACGTATTTTATGCGGAGGGTCAGCTGCTCCAAAAGGAATGATTAAAGCCTTTGAAACAAAATATAAAATTCCTTTTGTTCATGCTTATGGAATGACGGAAACAAGTCCACTTGTGGTCCTTTCAAGACTAAAGAGCTATCAAGAAAATTTATCAGATGAAGAACGATTGGATATACGTTCTAAGCAGGGGTCCTTGGTACCTGGTGTTGAGATGAAAGTCATTGGTAAAGATGGTGACGTGGCTTGGGATGGGCAGGAAATGGGCGAGTTATTACTTCGTGGACCATGGATTGCAAGTGAGTATTATAAAGACGAACGCACAACCGATGCTTTTAGAGATGGATGGTTATACACAGGGGATGTTGTAACAGTTGATGAAGAGGGAATCATCAAAATCGTTGACCGCACGAAAGATTTAGTGAAGAGTGGTGGTGAATGGATTTCCTCTGTGGATTTAGAAAATGCATTAATGGCGCATGAAGCTATTTTTGAGGCTGCGGTTATAGCTGTTCCACATGAACAGTGGCAGGAGCGACCAATTGCTTGCGTAGTTCTAAAAGATGCTTACAAAGAAAAGGTAACAAAAGAAGAAATTTATGATTTCCTAAAACCACAATTTGCAAAATGGTGGCTACCAGATGATATCCTTTTCTTAGATACGATTCCTAAAACATCCGTAGGGAAGTTCTTAAAAAGAGCTCTACGTGACCAGCTTAAGGAGCATTTAACGACACAAGCATAA
- a CDS encoding 3-hydroxyacyl-CoA dehydrogenase family protein, translating into MIKKVAVIGAGLMGSGIAQSMATGGKEVILYDISQEVLDRGMSTIQKSLSRIVKSGHLSEEVSKLASNNINTTLDLSKAVANADLVIEAVPENLELKKKIFKEIDEYAKSEAILATNTSELSVTAIASATNRANKVIGMHWFNPAPVMKLIEIVRAIDTSEETIHAIVQVSEEIGKETVVVKDMQGFVTTRALAAHLLECMRMYEEGVASAPDIDKAVRLGLNYPMGPLELADYVGLDTMLFASEGLVEAYGDRFLPPQTLRKLVEAGHYGRKTGKGFYNYNK; encoded by the coding sequence ATGATAAAAAAAGTCGCAGTAATTGGTGCAGGATTAATGGGGAGTGGAATTGCGCAGTCGATGGCAACCGGTGGTAAGGAGGTTATCTTATACGATATCTCACAAGAAGTGTTAGACCGAGGTATGAGCACGATTCAAAAGAGCCTATCACGTATTGTAAAATCGGGCCACCTATCAGAAGAGGTATCAAAACTTGCCTCAAACAATATCAATACAACTCTTGATTTATCTAAAGCTGTTGCAAATGCAGATTTAGTTATCGAGGCAGTTCCAGAAAACCTAGAGTTGAAGAAAAAGATTTTCAAAGAGATAGATGAATATGCAAAGAGTGAAGCAATTTTAGCAACAAATACTTCTGAACTTAGTGTAACGGCAATTGCTTCAGCAACGAATAGAGCAAATAAAGTAATTGGGATGCATTGGTTTAACCCAGCCCCAGTCATGAAGCTTATCGAAATAGTAAGAGCAATTGATACATCAGAAGAGACTATACATGCAATTGTACAAGTTTCTGAAGAGATTGGAAAAGAGACAGTGGTTGTAAAGGATATGCAAGGATTTGTAACAACAAGGGCACTGGCTGCTCACCTTCTTGAATGTATGAGGATGTATGAGGAAGGGGTAGCAAGTGCCCCAGATATCGATAAAGCAGTCCGCTTAGGATTGAATTACCCAATGGGACCACTAGAGTTGGCGGACTATGTAGGCTTAGATACCATGTTGTTTGCTTCAGAAGGATTGGTTGAAGCCTATGGTGATCGCTTTCTCCCTCCACAAACATTAAGGAAGCTAGTGGAAGCGGGTCACTATGGTCGAAAAACAGGTAAAGGATTTTATAACTACAACAAGTAA
- a CDS encoding thiolase family protein: MNREVVIVEAVRSPVGRRNGVFREVHPVHLASLVLNELINRAGIEKGQVEDIVMGCVTPLAEQGFNIGRLAALEAGFPVEVPAVQINRMCGSGQQAIHFASQEIKSGDMDITIAAGVESMTKVPLLSDGNERTIPESLSAKYPFVHQGVSAELISEKYGLTRNDLDQYAFESHRRAIAAQEQGIFDREIVPIEGLDKEGNHYLVKKDEGPRADTSIEVLSGLKSVFRPDGVITAGNASQMSDGAAAVLLMEGKKARELGLKPRARIINRVVVGSDPTLMLDGVIPATQKVLQKSGLSIEDIDLFEINEAFAPVVLAWQKELKVNLAKVNVNGGAISLGHPLGATGTKLMTTLLHELERRNGRYGLLTICIGHGMSTATIIERL, translated from the coding sequence ATGAATCGAGAAGTCGTAATAGTCGAAGCAGTTCGAAGCCCTGTTGGGAGGAGAAATGGAGTATTTCGAGAAGTACATCCAGTTCATTTGGCCTCTTTGGTGTTGAATGAACTAATCAATAGAGCAGGAATTGAAAAAGGACAGGTAGAGGATATTGTAATGGGGTGTGTAACCCCGTTAGCTGAACAAGGATTCAATATTGGGAGGTTAGCTGCACTTGAGGCAGGCTTTCCAGTAGAGGTGCCTGCTGTTCAGATTAACCGTATGTGTGGATCAGGTCAGCAAGCGATTCATTTTGCAAGTCAGGAAATTAAGTCAGGCGATATGGATATTACAATTGCTGCAGGTGTTGAGAGCATGACAAAGGTTCCCCTCCTAAGCGATGGGAACGAACGAACCATTCCAGAATCATTATCTGCAAAATATCCCTTTGTACATCAGGGAGTATCCGCAGAATTAATTTCTGAAAAATATGGATTAACTCGTAATGACCTCGATCAGTACGCATTTGAAAGTCATAGACGAGCCATTGCTGCTCAGGAACAAGGAATCTTTGACCGTGAGATTGTCCCAATTGAAGGGCTAGATAAAGAAGGTAATCACTATTTAGTTAAAAAAGATGAGGGACCAAGAGCAGATACATCTATTGAAGTGTTGTCAGGGTTAAAATCTGTTTTTAGACCTGATGGAGTAATTACAGCCGGGAATGCCAGTCAAATGAGTGATGGTGCAGCAGCTGTTTTATTAATGGAAGGAAAAAAAGCTAGAGAGCTTGGTCTAAAACCACGTGCCCGAATTATTAACCGAGTTGTTGTTGGCTCAGATCCAACTCTTATGTTAGATGGTGTTATTCCAGCGACACAAAAGGTACTTCAGAAATCGGGCCTATCAATAGAAGATATCGACCTATTTGAAATTAATGAAGCCTTTGCACCGGTTGTACTTGCTTGGCAAAAAGAGCTTAAGGTCAATTTAGCAAAGGTAAATGTAAATGGTGGAGCCATTTCGTTAGGACACCCTCTTGGTGCTACTGGAACAAAGCTGATGACCACATTACTTCATGAGTTAGAACGCCGCAATGGACGTTACGGATTATTAACCATTTGTATCGGTCATGGCATGTCAACGGCTACGATTATTGAGAGATTATAA
- a CDS encoding ABC transporter permease subunit produces MFLLMNKMVKNFILLLLASTAIVYLVFISTLDFYFVNKTNWSVMAQAVFEYYRDLIINQSFGMSMEYPVLSVNDIVSELYGKSLKIIIPAFIISFVLGIILGIIRFIGRDRKTQNKFHKINHLFFGTVPDFFLLITVQFGIILLIRANLIELDLFGDETWFHLLFPTAIISITPIFYISNITYQSLMTEKDRDYVRTAMSKGINQQTITLKHLLWNAWPTIFSYTQTLMLIIISSLPIIERLCFYRGAGHQLIVSLQADDAYVVLGLLLPLLLLVLITVWITDIIKLWIIPISLEQELSESTIQVKRFKRVKWLVDFIKSIPYKTVRLVYSFFTTFLFNTLKLAFYVTLIFPFKIVKRIYFSIVTLSFLRVPKRIFSLIKEYPSFALGIFILAGIAFMALLGPSLPFVDSELKGFRVKYDENMKLVKAPVPPGDAYWFGTDQNGRDLFSIIVHGAKETLMQLLIIVVIRFFISIPLGYFSSINRGTKTLLGFSNSLLSFLPTLILVMLIGNLPSLLEAENRYVILLFVIALLDIGRISEIIRQEFIKINKTEYLVAAVTTGTNWYNLITRHYIPNIYQKIIFIFISDMARIMVLLGGLGIVDVFLSQDLQFDPTVGLTVVNLTFTWPSLLSDSLSDIHIAPWIPFFPSLFIAITIIGLNLFGEGLKNFTDKQKKKKIKQQQEVEKVELLSLESHKKHWDENSSKKKISV; encoded by the coding sequence ATGTTTCTATTAATGAATAAAATGGTAAAAAACTTCATTCTCCTCCTTCTCGCCTCCACCGCTATCGTTTATTTGGTATTTATTTCAACTTTGGACTTTTACTTTGTAAACAAAACGAATTGGAGTGTTATGGCCCAAGCGGTTTTTGAATATTATCGAGATTTGATCATTAATCAATCGTTCGGGATGTCAATGGAGTATCCAGTTTTATCTGTGAACGATATTGTTTCGGAGTTATATGGGAAAAGCTTAAAGATTATCATTCCTGCTTTTATAATCAGTTTTGTCCTTGGTATTATTTTAGGAATCATCCGTTTTATTGGTAGAGACAGAAAAACACAAAATAAATTTCACAAGATAAACCATCTCTTCTTTGGTACTGTTCCTGACTTTTTTCTGCTAATTACAGTTCAATTTGGAATCATCTTGCTCATTCGGGCAAATTTGATTGAGTTGGATTTATTTGGTGATGAGACTTGGTTCCATCTCTTATTCCCAACCGCGATTATCAGCATCACCCCTATCTTTTACATATCGAATATTACCTATCAATCTTTAATGACTGAAAAAGATAGGGATTATGTTAGAACTGCTATGTCGAAAGGAATTAACCAACAGACGATTACATTAAAACATTTGCTTTGGAATGCATGGCCAACGATCTTTAGTTATACTCAAACCCTGATGTTAATTATCATTAGCAGTTTGCCAATCATTGAAAGATTATGCTTTTACAGAGGTGCTGGTCATCAATTGATTGTGTCGCTTCAGGCAGATGATGCATATGTGGTTTTAGGACTTCTCTTGCCTCTGCTTTTATTAGTATTAATTACCGTATGGATTACAGATATTATAAAACTTTGGATTATCCCTATTAGCCTGGAACAGGAATTATCTGAATCTACAATACAAGTAAAACGATTCAAGCGTGTTAAGTGGTTGGTTGATTTCATTAAATCAATCCCTTACAAGACTGTTAGACTGGTCTATTCTTTTTTCACAACATTCCTTTTCAATACTTTGAAGCTGGCATTTTATGTGACCCTGATATTCCCATTCAAGATCGTAAAGAGAATTTATTTTTCTATAGTTACTCTCTCTTTCCTAAGAGTTCCAAAAAGAATTTTTAGTTTAATTAAGGAATATCCCTCTTTTGCTTTAGGAATTTTCATTTTGGCCGGAATAGCTTTTATGGCTTTACTAGGTCCATCGCTACCTTTTGTTGACAGTGAACTAAAAGGCTTCCGGGTCAAATACGATGAAAATATGAAATTAGTGAAGGCTCCCGTCCCACCAGGTGATGCCTATTGGTTTGGGACAGATCAAAATGGTCGTGATCTTTTCAGTATCATTGTACATGGTGCAAAAGAAACCCTTATGCAACTACTCATAATTGTTGTTATAAGATTTTTCATTAGCATACCTCTTGGATATTTTTCCTCTATTAACAGAGGTACAAAAACCCTACTGGGGTTCTCGAATAGTTTGCTTTCATTTTTGCCAACACTTATTTTAGTCATGTTAATTGGCAATCTGCCGTCTTTACTAGAAGCTGAAAACCGTTATGTTATACTGCTTTTCGTCATAGCTCTCTTAGATATAGGGAGAATTAGTGAGATTATTAGACAGGAATTTATAAAAATTAATAAAACTGAATACTTGGTAGCAGCAGTAACAACGGGCACAAACTGGTATAACTTGATTACTAGACACTACATACCAAACATATACCAAAAGATTATCTTTATTTTTATAAGTGATATGGCCCGAATTATGGTTCTCCTTGGTGGACTTGGAATTGTAGATGTTTTTTTATCGCAAGATCTCCAATTCGATCCAACCGTAGGTTTAACAGTAGTAAACCTTACATTCACCTGGCCATCATTGCTGTCTGACTCATTAAGTGATATTCATATAGCTCCATGGATTCCGTTCTTCCCATCACTATTTATTGCAATTACTATTATTGGTCTAAATTTATTCGGTGAAGGGTTAAAGAATTTCACAGATAAACAAAAGAAAAAGAAAATAAAGCAACAGCAAGAGGTTGAAAAGGTTGAATTACTTTCTTTAGAATCTCACAAGAAACATTGGGATGAAAACAGTTCGAAGAAGAAAATTAGCGTCTAG